The Narcine bancroftii isolate sNarBan1 unplaced genomic scaffold, sNarBan1.hap1 Scaffold_151, whole genome shotgun sequence genome has a window encoding:
- the LOC138750453 gene encoding cytosolic arginine sensor for mTORC1 subunit 2-like isoform X2 translates to MKRDSKMLHVLLSFSSNFVCCYKAADLLEELPQTDYLQVGEAIWLALNVVSNGHSSTNSQTIGVTKIAKSVIAPLAQHNVSVFMLSTYQTDFIMVRESDLPAVICTLSEEFSIFKEENGESIPVDSGCVTNGFVKPKNVTSPTVHPVLSPKNQFCVMSLDPDTLPTIATTLMDVMFYSASLKPRPVEQDLDYIRFFSFSLIDGYISIVVDTQTQKRFPSNLLLTSASSELWRMVRIGGQPLGFDECGIVAQISEPLANADISAYYISTFNFDHALVPEEDIDNVITMLQRRQNGDR, encoded by the exons AATTGCCTCAAACCGATTATCTGCAAGTAGGAGAAGCAATCTGGCTAGCATTGAACGTTGTGTCAAATGGTCATTCTTCAACCAACTCTCAGACAATTGGAGTGACAAAGATAGCAAAATCTGTGATTGCCCCCCTAGCTCAACATAACGTTTCGGTGTTTATGTTGTCGACGTACCAGACTGACTTTATAATG GTAAGGGAAAGTGATTTACCAGCAGTAATTTGCACCCTGTCTGAAGAATTCAGTATTTTCAAGGAGGAAAATGGTGAATCAATCCCAGTCGACAGTGGCTGTGTTACAAATGGCTTTGTAAAACCCAAAAACG TTACCAGCCCCACAGTTCACCCAGTGCTAAGTCCCAAGAACCAGTTCTGTGTGATGAGTTTGGATCCAGATACTCTTCCTACCATTGCTACAACTCTCATGGACGTCATGTTCTATTCTGCAAG TTTGAAACCTCGACCTGTTGAGCAGGATCTTGACTACATtcgtttcttttctttttctttgattGACGGCTATATTTCCATTGTGGTCGACACGCAGACACAGAAGCG ATTTCCCAGCAACCTGCTCCTCACAAGTGCTTCGAGTGAGTTATGGCGGATGGTGCGCATAGGTGGTCAGCCCCTGGGATTTG ATGAATGTGGGATCGTTGCACAGATATCTGAGCCCTTAGCAAATGCTGACATTTCCGCTTACTACATCAGCACTTTCAACTTTGACCATGCCCTG GTGCCTGAAGAAGACATTGATAATGTTATCACGATGCTACAAAGGCGACAGAATGGTGACAGATAG